A stretch of the Halomonas sp. CH40 genome encodes the following:
- a CDS encoding ZIP family metal transporter has product MSVDVTLWVVFIAALITALATGLGALPFLFVKTFSARWLSLFNALAAGLMLAASHSLVSEGSRDGPWLTLVGMAIGLALVIVSDWSIQRRGSPSVSELSGANARKALLILGIMTMHSFAEGVGVGVSYGGGESLGMFISAAIAIHNIPEGLAISLILIPRGMSVLRAAGWSIFTSLPQPLMAIPAFLFVTWFAPFLPIGLGIAAGAMMWMVFSEILPDALENASSSSVATTVVLAFFAMYAFQHAIH; this is encoded by the coding sequence ATGTCAGTCGATGTCACCTTATGGGTTGTGTTTATTGCCGCCTTGATTACCGCTTTGGCGACCGGCCTTGGGGCATTGCCCTTTCTGTTTGTAAAAACCTTCAGTGCCCGCTGGCTGAGCCTGTTCAATGCCCTAGCTGCCGGCCTGATGCTGGCTGCCAGCCACAGCCTGGTCAGCGAAGGCAGCCGCGATGGCCCCTGGTTAACCCTTGTCGGCATGGCGATAGGCCTTGCACTGGTGATCGTTTCGGATTGGAGTATTCAGCGGCGTGGTTCGCCCAGTGTGAGTGAACTCAGCGGTGCCAATGCGCGCAAAGCCTTGCTGATTCTGGGCATCATGACCATGCACTCCTTTGCTGAAGGGGTTGGCGTCGGCGTTTCTTACGGCGGCGGTGAATCCTTGGGCATGTTTATCAGCGCCGCCATTGCCATTCACAATATTCCTGAAGGGCTGGCGATCAGCCTGATTCTGATCCCCCGTGGCATGTCTGTACTGAGAGCCGCCGGCTGGAGTATCTTCACCAGCTTGCCGCAACCCTTGATGGCCATTCCGGCTTTTCTGTTCGTCACCTGGTTTGCCCCCTTCTTGCCCATAGGGCTAGGTATTGCAGCAGGCGCCATGATGTGGATGGTGTTCTCGGAGATCCTCCCTGATGCTCTCGAAAACGCGTCTTCCAGCTCAGTCGCGACCACCGTCGTGCTGGCGTTTTTTGCCATGTATGCGTTTCAGCATGCTATTCATTAA
- a CDS encoding TIGR01244 family sulfur transferase codes for MNIHELEPGFAISEAITPSDLDEVAKRGFKSVICNRRPGEADDHPDDAALSARAKALGIEWRCIPVTPGDYSDADIAAFGKALDDLPTPILAFCRSGKRAVHLWAHSKSQAASCDIPALLAAAREAGHDLEERRALLEQAAANQH; via the coding sequence TTGAATATTCACGAACTCGAACCCGGCTTTGCTATCAGCGAAGCCATAACCCCCAGTGACCTGGATGAAGTGGCCAAACGCGGCTTCAAATCAGTGATCTGCAATCGCCGCCCCGGTGAAGCTGACGATCATCCGGATGATGCTGCCCTGAGCGCCAGGGCCAAGGCGCTGGGCATTGAATGGCGTTGCATCCCGGTGACGCCGGGTGACTACAGCGACGCTGATATCGCTGCTTTCGGCAAGGCGCTTGATGACCTGCCAACGCCCATTCTGGCCTTCTGCCGGAGTGGCAAGCGTGCCGTTCATCTTTGGGCACATTCGAAAAGCCAAGCCGCCAGCTGTGATATTCCAGCCTTGCTGGCCGCAGCGCGTGAAGCCGGGCACGACCTCGAAGAGCGGCGCGCTTTACTCGAACAGGCGGCCGCCAATCAGCACTGA